The segment CGGCAGGGTCACGCCGTCGCGGGTCTCGGTGCCCTTCGAGCGCGGCTTGGAGTACTGGCCGGCGATCCGGCCGACCTTCACCACCGGGACGGACGCGGCGTACGTGAGCACGGCGGCCATCTGGAGCAGGGTCTTCAGCTTGTTGCGGATGTGGTCGGCCGACACGGCGTCGAACGCCTCGGCGCAGTCGCCGCCCTGGAGCAGGAACGCCTCGCCACGCGCGACGGCCGCGAGCCGGGCGCGCAGCTGGTCGCACTCGCCGGCGAAGACGAGGGGCGGATAGGAGGCGAGCTCCGCAAGGGTCTTGCGCAGAGCCTCTTGGTCCGGCCATTCAGGCTGCTGCGCCGCGGGCAGGGACTGCCAGGAGTGGTTAGTCACGGTCACAGGGCAAGGCTACGGGGTGCGACAACCGTTTCGGGGGTGCCGCCCGGTGGGTGAGACAGCGCGTGGACATCCCGGCCGTTCCCGCACCGGGCCGCCCGCCGGTGGGCTATGGTCTGCTGCGTGACCGCGACGCACACCTTCTCCTGGTGGTGGGCCAGCCCGTTGGGCGGCCCACGGATCGCGCGTCCCTAGCGACGAACGACGGCCGCCCTCCGGGGCGGCCGTCGGCGTGTGTGCGCAGCGTCACGGCTTCCCGGAGGCGGCGGAACCCCCGCAGAGCCACCTCCCGGAAGGACCACCGCAGTCGTGACCACCACCACCGCCGAACTGATCGCCCGGCTCACCGCCCCCGGCGCCCCCGCCTTCGCCCTGCTGCACCGCCGCGCGCCCCGGCTCGCCCCGGACACCGTCGAGCTGCTGACCGGCACGGTCTCCGACCACGAGCTGCTGGCCGACCTCCCGCTGCCGGAGGGCGTCCCGGACGGCGGCCCGCGGCACGACCTGCTGGCCCTCGTCCCGTACGCGCAGATCCGCGAGCGCGGCTTCGCGGCCCGGCAGGACGGCACCCCGCTGCGGGCGCTGTCCGTCACCGAGCAGCACGCGCTGCCGCTGGCCGAGGTGCTGGCCGCGCTGCCGGACGCGCCGGTGGAGCTGCGCGGCGGCGCGTTCGACATCGACGACGAGGAGTACGCGGAGATCGTCCGCCGGGTGATCCGGGACGAGATCGGGCGCGGCGAGGGCGCCAACTTCGTGATCCGGCGCGACTTCCGGGCCGAGCTGGCCGGGTACTCGACGGCCACCGCGCTGACCCTGTTCCGCCGGCTGCTGGAGCACGAGCGCGGCGCGTACTGGACGTTCCTGGTGCACACCGGCGACCGGGTGCTGGTCGGCGCCTCCCCCGAGGTCCACGTCCGGCAGTCCGGCGGCACGGTGGTGATGAACCCGATCTCCGGCACCTACCGCTACCCGGCGGGCGGCCCCACCGCCGAGTCGCTGCTGGAGTTCCTGCGCGACCCCAAGGAGCTGGAGGAGCTCACCATGGTGGTCGACGAGGAGCTGAAGATGATGTGCGCGGTCGGCGACCTCGGCGGGCAGGTACTCGGCCCCCGGCTGAAGGAGATGTCGCACCTCGCGCACACCGAGTACGAGCTGCGCGGCCGCACCTCGCTGGACGTCCGCGAGGTGCTGCGGGAGACCATGTTCGCCGCCACCGTCACCGGCAGCCCGGTGCAGAACGCCACCCGGGTGATCGACCGGTACGAGCGCGGCGGGCGCGGCTACTACTCCGGCGCGCTGGCGCTGATCGGCCGCTCGGCCAGCGGCGGCCGGCAGCTGGACTCGCCGATCTGCATCCGCGCCGCCGACCTCGACCCCGCCGACGGCTCGCTGGTCGTCCGGGTCGGCGCCACCCTGGTCCGGCACTCCGACCCGCACTCCGAGGTCGCCGAGACGCACGCCAAGGCCGCCGGGGTGCTGGCCGCGATCGGCGCCCGCCCGGCCCGCTCCGCCGAGCAGAACGCCGCCCGGCCCCTGCTCGGCGAGGACCACCGGGTGCAGGCCGCGCTCGACGCCCGCCGGGCCGGACTCGCCCCGTTCTGGCTGCGGATGCAGCGGCCCGCCGAACCGCTGCCCGGCGCCGACACCCTGGTCGTCGACGGCGAGGACACCTTCACCGCGATGCTCGCCCACCTGCTGCGCTCGCTCGGCCACACCGTCACGGTGCTCCGCTACGACGCCCCCGGCCTGCGCGAGCGGGCCGCCGCCCACCGCGGACCGCTGCTGCTCGGCCCCGGCCCCGGCGACCCGGCCGACCCGGACGACCCGAAGATGGCGCTGCTGCGGCCGGTCGCCGCCGACGCGCTGGCCGCGGTCCGCGCCGGGGAGCGCACCGCGCCGCTGCTCGCCGTCTGCCTCGGCCACCAGCTGCTCTCCGCCCAGCTGGGGCTCCCGCTGGCCCGCAAGGCGGTGCCCTACCAGGGCGCCCAGGAGCGGATCGACCTGTTCGGCACCCCCAGGACCGTCGGCTTCTACAACACCTTCACCGCCCGCTGCGACGACGCCGGGG is part of the Kitasatospora setae KM-6054 genome and harbors:
- a CDS encoding phenazine-specific anthranilate synthase component I, coding for MTTTTAELIARLTAPGAPAFALLHRRAPRLAPDTVELLTGTVSDHELLADLPLPEGVPDGGPRHDLLALVPYAQIRERGFAARQDGTPLRALSVTEQHALPLAEVLAALPDAPVELRGGAFDIDDEEYAEIVRRVIRDEIGRGEGANFVIRRDFRAELAGYSTATALTLFRRLLEHERGAYWTFLVHTGDRVLVGASPEVHVRQSGGTVVMNPISGTYRYPAGGPTAESLLEFLRDPKELEELTMVVDEELKMMCAVGDLGGQVLGPRLKEMSHLAHTEYELRGRTSLDVREVLRETMFAATVTGSPVQNATRVIDRYERGGRGYYSGALALIGRSASGGRQLDSPICIRAADLDPADGSLVVRVGATLVRHSDPHSEVAETHAKAAGVLAAIGARPARSAEQNAARPLLGEDHRVQAALDARRAGLAPFWLRMQRPAEPLPGADTLVVDGEDTFTAMLAHLLRSLGHTVTVLRYDAPGLRERAAAHRGPLLLGPGPGDPADPDDPKMALLRPVAADALAAVRAGERTAPLLAVCLGHQLLSAQLGLPLARKAVPYQGAQERIDLFGTPRTVGFYNTFTARCDDAGAARLAAQGVELSRDARTGDVHALRGPGFAGLQFHPESVLTRDGVAVVAELLRSATAVRS